The Pieris napi chromosome 4, ilPieNapi1.2, whole genome shotgun sequence DNA segment ATACGTGTTTGTCCTTACATTAACAATTACATACATTCAGGGAATCAAGTATTATTTTCAGCTTTATTAAAAGTTCGTAAATTATATGAACGTAATTTGTGATATTAccgttaattatattttcattagaaATTAtgaatagtttaaataaaagttacaaTGATATCATAACTTGTTAAGAAAcggatatttaataaaactatttgatTCCAGACTACTATATCATCGTAGAGGTGGATTCTTATGGGCATTATTTCCGCAAGGCTAAGTCAAAGTTGGTGTGTAGAAGTGCTCAACCGCGTTGGAACGAAAGCTTTACTATTGACTTGGAGGGCTCTCAGAATTTGAGACTGCTTTTATACGAAGATGCCGCTAGGCCGGTTCTTAGAGGAAAATGTACGGTGAAGGTATGTATTGATATTGATTGATTATTGTATTGATATTATAAAGCTATAAGCTGCCGATCATAATCTAACATGTCATcgtttcgtcttttgtttagATTCTGAAAAGATTTTGATTTGAATGTTAGGTttagaataactttatttctcataagaattgcatacataattcacttactgagtaacaatatgtaaaactaagattaaaaattagagcgcacagatgtaggtatataaaataacaaaacaaaacagaaaCAAAAATGTGGGTAGACATAATTAAACTTGATCAGTCAACAAAGCAAAACATAGATGttttgaatttgattttttttactagatGTGGCATTAATGGCATGTTGTTCTTGTTTTTTTCCTAAGTTATCGCCCGAATGGGTGGTAGAAAGCGCTGCGGGTGGGGTCTCTAGAACAGTGTGCGTGGGAGGTGGCTCGTTGCCTCTTCGTTTGAAATTGTTGCCTCCGGAACGCTCTGCGCGGCATGTGCCTAACTCCAAGTCTGGTGCGCTTTTCGGTGCCAAAATCACGCATGTTGCCAAGTAAGTTTTGGACTTCGAATAActgtcttatttatttacgtaactAAAGTTACAGTAATAGTAACAgcctacaaaaataatatgaaataaattgattttgtttGATTGTTTAAGTAATGAGAAATTGGTTATTTCACACATAATTACGACAATGTACTTTAACTACTCTTGACCATTATCAGAAGAAATCcatgtcaaaaatattaacttcatttcatttttttaaaattattgagtACTGAATGTGACCAGTGAAGACAAAATGTTGAAATGAGATGTAAGGTTTTTAGCAATTTTAGCACTCCAATGTTGTCAATTACAGACGTGAGAAGCGCAACATTCCTTTCATAATAAGTGCGTGCATACGCGAAGTCGAGAGGCGTGGCATCCATGAAGTGGGCATTTATCGAGTTTCCGGCAGTGCTTCAGACCTCAACCGGCTTAAGAAGAGCTTCGAAACTAGTCAGTATACCAATAACcctttgattaataaaacttagtaattaatatatttatgaaaaaaatatttattcgatACTTTTTTCTCCTCTTTAGCTTATATTTTCATGTAGATACTTCGCCATAGTATTATCGCCACATACGtacgattttatttttacacaaagtttattttaaaatgatttgtttATGATTCATATGACATCATATAACAAATTATAGTCTGGAACTCGCGTGCAAAAACTCTTAGGCTATGTTCAGATGGCAAAAATTTTGACGCGCGTTTTCAAATCGCGCGACTAGTAGACATTGTgacattttcatacaactgttcacatgagcgcgcgttaacgcgcgtcaacgcggcgctcagagaaaaagtctttagacgcaggtgatcgcgcgttgacgcgcgctttgatattaatgtaatgtccgtttgctgttcagatgagcgcgcgctttcatcgcgatcgcatgtaattttgttaattttcgtaattatatcttgttctcgcatttaaaatgagtgaaattgaagatattgacatcgacttactaatcgatgaagtagaaaaaaggccagcaagttggaatatagcaaatttgtataaaaaatataatataatttgtattttttttcaaaattggatgaacccaatgtgtacgttttctttttctatatttttctttattatataaccacaaaataatagcctctCCACGTCCATTTTCTACGTTCTACCGAACTAGACTGACGAGTACTTTTGCAACGCGCGTTAGCGCTCATCATCTGAACGCTCTTCAAATTTGATCGCGCATTGACGCGCGTTACATGTGAACATAGACTTAAAagtcttttttaaatactgttcttttatatttatttatcataatatttataaattccaGATGCCTATGAAGCAGAGCAGCTATTGAAAGAAGTTGATATACACAGTGTAACCGGTGTACTTAAATTATACCTACGAGAACTGCCTGAAGCCTTATTCACTGAAGCTCTCTATCCGGAGCTATTGAAAGCTTGGGGTTCCACTCAGGTAAGCTTCTTAAGTAGGGTCTAAAGTAGGACCAGATATTCCTCCAGCGCGGCTtttgtctataattttttattctttattgaattaaaagaattaaaaaaacttaaaaacacaTGTAAACAGTTACATGGTGCAATGGCGGCCGTATCGCTACTAAACGATCTCCTCCGGGCAATCTGAACTAGAAGTGTAagactataaataattaatcataacttaaaaacttactaaaagagaaaaaaatttaagtatattaGGTGGGtgaagaataaaaaattatgttcggtttctaaaactatatataattcttaataattaatatatcaaatatacaattttataataagtattcACATTCTGTTTTGCgctatattttactttaaacttTCGCATTTGTATTactaagatttaaaattaatataatatcttacAGGGCGTAGGCACGTCGGTTGACTCGGGCCCCGCACACACGCGACGACACGCTCTTCTCAAATGTTACGCACAGCTTCCGGATCTCAATAAAAATTGCATTGATTTTCTGCTCAACCATTTTGTTAAGTAAGTATCATCATAAAACAGTAGTAAGCatgttttacttaaataatcgtcaagcAAAAAGATACTGAATTTCTATGTGACAATACttacaaatatttagttaCGCGCTAGACGCAATCTGAAGATATGTTTTATCCTAATTGGATGTTAAGAAGTAAAGGAATTGAAAGGaagctaaataaaatattcactttTGTTTTCAGAGTAAATCAACACGAGACAGAGAACAAAATGTCTTTACACAATTTGGCAACGGTGTTTGGACCTACATTACTTCGGCCATCAACCAGTGCCCCTGGTGCTAAACAACGTACCGACCTCTTAGCCGCAGGAACCGTAGACGCTATGGCCCAAGCTGGTATACTCTATTGTCTATTACAGCAGAGACAATTGGCCGCGCAATTGTCCTCGCACCATAGAGCTCCAACGCTTCTAGATTAACAATTTGCTGCTAAATCGCGGAATTACCACTTGAGATTGTGATCCAAGAGAAGCGGTGTTATGATTTTTGCCGCAACTGACTTTCTTATATTCATACTCCAATCAGCATGCTCTATCCAATTTCACTTTACAAGTTAGATAATTAATTCAGAATTCCTAAAAGtatttgttacaaatatatttttcatttgcattttaaatcaacataattaaagagaaaaataaatgaacctCGAAAGTAGGTTTGCcttctaaaatacttttttggcCAGTCCATTGTTTACTGTTTACCGCCATCTCTAAAGTCCATGTCTTATTACCTGGATTAGACTTTTTACAAAGTAACTCATTGGGTCATTTAATCGCCGACGCAAACAacgttttgaataaaatagtgattttttgtattttaaatttggtatTTTAAAGCGATTAAGTAATTTTCTGTGCCCAGTGCTGGGCCTTTAGCTGACATGAGAAATATTATTGCGTGTGTTTTGGTTTCCTCTGTGTGTGTTGTCTTTGTAAGTAAAGTATACattccatttaaaaaatataacaaaaatgtgaatgaaatcaaatcaaaaatctgaaaaaaaatattatttaaaaattggcaTTGTTCACAACATGAACAAAttgtgatttttaatattgctatATGGAATGTGGAgagacataattaaataagtgaaaaatattatataaaatggcTTATTATCCTTAGGCCAAAATTGGTGCTAAATATTCAATTGAAATTTCGAAATTTTATAATGCAAGGACAATgccaataaataatagaattcAGTGTGTATGACAAGTATTATGAAGGGACCGAAAGAAAGTCACGGTTAGTGTTAACAAAATATAGactgataaataattaaactgttGTGGAAGGATGTTTCctgcaaataaatgaaaattgctTTAATGCTTAGACATTTAATACAGATAATTTCAATGTGCAGCAATTTTCAGTGCTAGTCGTgtgtatttactttatttttttaccactTCTAGTACTTTATGTTTAGTTGTTAGTTTCTCATATGTATTTACAACTCATTCTTTTTGCTAAGTTAGTACTTAAAGACAAccaaaaatggatttttgTAGAACAAAGTTTATTTCATTTGTAATGATTTTGTTATTATCTTAAAACTTAACAATCTATTTgttgaataatattatataattatatttatgatcACATAgtgtttataagttttttacttGTTCAAAGAACTTCAAATATGTTTTCTTCCATCACCAAAGACCCTATGTACTGCATCTTAATTTACATCATTTCATGTTGACAATATCCAGTAATTAcaggtttattaaattaatatagtaacaatatttatttgtaacatCAATAATCATGTGGATGTGTAGAACAAAATTGAAATCACACCACCCAACGAAACCTTAAAATTGGCACTTTATTATTTCTTCcagttaaaaagtatttttaattaaagcaatccattaaaaattatcatgatatacaaatatatatattttttaaaacatcacATGATTgccataaattatataaaacacgtttcttatcttaatataaaatgtataccaCAATGTAGAGGCCTAcctagttttaaaatatcgcAAACAGtagtaatattaattgattttaaggATATAAATGTACTTTCCTACCATTCTAGCTTTATCAGTGTCACCATTATTTTCTGACAGCTTTTACACCAAGTAATACTAAGTCTGTAGTATTTCACTTTTATAAGATTTTGCAGTATTTGCATAAACATCATAATGCACTGGATATTATTCGAAGGAATTCTTGGTAGTGTTCaaaacttgaattaaaaaatcattatttatcataaacacataattcttaatattaaaGGTGCCCAGTCCAGTGTATTATGGCTGTTTCCTTAAcctatacttaatataatttatacattaagaTTATAACACAACTTATTTGGCATAGGTAACAAGTAagcattttaatatgtttttatgttcAGGCAAATTGCATttcatgtatttattttaaacacagTGTTCTACATTAGTCAAATGATATAGTAGTCATATATTGAAACTCCTTGTGTATTATTGTAAGTGGTActgcaaaacaaatattttaaattccatATAGACCAGtgataaatattgaaatgCCAATAAAGCGGCCAAGTAATTGattatctttaatattttttgtatcaaAGCAGTTTTCAGCCCTGGTTACCCTCTCtcataaacaattaaagatttttgttattgagGTATGTAGGATATTTATAAGATAGTTTGTATTATTtggattttgtatttaatttttgtatataattgatACTAAAATGTAGTTATGAACCTTTcacaataaatgtatttttaatacaccTTTTACATGCTTTTGACTTCAATTTTTCATTCAAGCCATGTCACAATATGGTTTGCAATTGAATCCTTAACAGTGACATCTGTCCCagtttctaatttaaatattaaaattgaaactAAAACACCAATACCAATTGCTAAAGGTTTAGTTCTTCGGTATAAtagatacataaaaatatttaaggaactatacataaataatcttttatcTGCATTTGATAAGAGAttattcacaatttttttatctatacatTTACCAGACCATAGTTCCTCATTTGGCCTACAAGCTGTGCAGTTATAGGAACCAGAACCAATACAAGTAAAACAAGATGCATCACAGTATTTGCAAGAAAATGAACCTTcattatttacacaatattGGTTATTTTTACACACAGTATCTAATTGGCATTCATCAATATCAGTACAACTATCAGTTATTAGTTCCCAACCAACAGCACATACTTTACACTTATTACTACCATAACTAAAACATTCCTGGCATGCTTTATGGCATGGCATACATTCAGTTTCCTTAGtactataataattactaGCACATTGATTACAAAATGGACCAGTATAACCTGCATCACAGATACAAGTTCCATTACCTTTGCGAGTGCCATCTCCATGACAAGTACCTTGATTGCTACAGATATTTCCATCTTTATCTAAAGGACATGGGGTACAATCTGCACCATAATGATGCTTAGGACAACAATACTTCAGGTTTTCCAAACAGAGCCAAGAATTAAATTCtgatatttgaaaatttccTTCTGACCACCATTTCTCCACTAAATATTCTGCTTCTTCAGCAACTGAATAACATTCATCCATACGTCTACTTAATTCTGAACAAAGCTTTTCCTGAATTTCTACCAATCTTATCTCACTCTGAGCATatgattttagttttgtttcttCCCAAGCTACATCTCCACCATCAAATTTACCACGAGATGTTTTCTCAAACCAATTTATAAAGGAGTCGCTAAACACCTGACATCGGCGACAATCGTTAAGTTTTTGAAGTCGAACTTGATTTTGGTTATTTTTAGCACTTGCCACAgtaagtaaaagaaaaaattccATGAAAAAGCACATGTAAAATGGTTTCTTGTCCATGttcattatttttcaaaaaataacaatgtagaaattctatttgagaaataatttaatactttaaatattaactaaa contains these protein-coding regions:
- the LOC125048632 gene encoding cysteine-rich with EGF-like domain protein 2-A, translated to MNMDKKPFYMCFFMEFFLLLTVASAKNNQNQVRLQKLNDCRRCQVFSDSFINWFEKTSRGKFDGGDVAWEETKLKSYAQSEIRLVEIQEKLCSELSRRMDECYSVAEEAEYLVEKWWSEGNFQISEFNSWLCLENLKYCCPKHHYGADCTPCPLDKDGNICSNQGTCHGDGTRKGNGTCICDAGYTGPFCNQCASNYYSTKETECMPCHKACQECFSYGSNKCKVCAVGWELITDSCTDIDECQLDTVCKNNQYCVNNEGSFSCKYCDASCFTCIGSGSYNCTACRPNEELWSGKCIDKKIVNNLLSNADKRLFMYSSLNIFMYLLYRRTKPLAIGIGVLVSILIFKLETGTDVTVKDSIANHIVTWLE